AAGCCAAGCCAAACACAAGCGAAGGTGAGCCCTCGTCCCGGGGGCAACGCCTCATTCCAGACGAAATAGCCAAGGCAACCCATTAGGGTTGGTCCAATGTATTGCAGTAATCCGACTGTCGAATAGTTCAGCCGCTTGGCTGCGGCAATAAACCAAATTAGAGGCAACGTGGTCACGAGGCCTGCCAGCACCAACAAAATGTCCATGGACGCACGTCCAGACAAAAATGCGCTGTCGCCTGTGGCCAGCAAATAAGTTAGGTAGACCATTGCCAGCGGCAACATAAACAGGGTTTCGATAAAAAGTCCAAGGGCGCCACCAATGTTGGCGCGTTTTCGAATTAATCCATAGCAGCCAAACGTGCCCGCCAGAGAGAGGGCGATCCATGGAAGTTGTCCAAAACGAACGATTTCGAGTAACACGGCAAAACAGGCCAGTCCCACAGCCACCTGCTTTACCCGAGACAGGCGCTCCTTCAAAATAAAATAGCCGAGCGCGACATTGACCAAGGGATTGATGAAATAGCCCAGGCTGGCTTCTAAGACATGGGCGGAGGTCACTGCGTAGACATATATCAGCCAGTTCGCAGTCAAGAGGACGGAGGCAAGCAACAGGGTTGGCCAATGCGATTTTATCGCTTCAAAAACCACTTTGAGTTCGTTACGTTTGACAAGTAGAAATCCCAAACCTAACGAGATGGCTGACCAGATGACGCGATGGGCAATAATTTCAAGCGGGGGGACAGCCTCAAGGGCGTGAAAATAAATTGGGCTTAAACCCCACCAGGCAAACGCCAGTATGCCAAACAGAATGCCTTGCTTGGTTTCATGCATGAGCGACAAACCTTAACAATCGGGCGGTAATGCCCCCCATGGCTTTTTCTTTCACAAGTGAAAACCGGTTGTCCCAAAATGGCGCTTCGGCACGTTGCTCTGTTTCAACATAAACCAATGCACCGGGTTTTAGCATTCCGGAGAGCATCAGTTTATTGAGGGCTTTGGCGTGCAGATTGGCCTGAAAGGGTGGATCGATGAACACGAGATCAAAGTTGGTGTCTGACATTTTGGCAAGCCATTGCAAAGCGTCCGCGTGAACAATACGAATATTATCTGCGCCTAGAATGTCCACCCATTTTCGTAGATGCCCGACCACGCGACGAGCTCGCTCTATCATGGTCACTGTCGCAGCCCCTCGCGAAGCTGCTTCAAACCCAAGCGCGCCGCTGCCAGCGAATAGATCAAGGCACGCGCGGTCGGCGATATCGTCGGATAGCCAATTGAACAAGGTCTCCCGAACCCGATCGGTGGTGGGGCGTAGACCAGGCTCGTTGGGCACTGGCAGACGGCGACCACGCCATTTGCCGGCAATAATTCGTATTTGACCGTGACGACTCATGCTGGAAATCAGAGGCTGTGCTATGGCGATGGCGCCCAAAATGATAGCATAGTTGGGAGAAGGCAGATTAAACCATATTTTGTCATGAGCAAAGAATCTAACGAAACGAAAAAATCGTTTTGGCAGCGTTTTCGTAAAAAATCTGAACGTGACGGTGAGCAGGACGGCGTCTTGACGCGCCTTCGTCGGGGACTTAAAAAAACCAGAAGCGGTTTTTTGGGTGGCATTGCCAATATTTTTGGTACAGGCCGTGCGTTGGATGAGGAATTGATAGAAGCCTTGGAAACCAGGCTTTTGATGGCGGACGTCGGCATCGAGGCGACCGACCAAATCATCGCCGAATTACAAGCGCGTTGCGGCAAAGGTGATGAAGTGCTTGATGTTCTGAAGGACATTTTGCGCACGATGTTGGCAGATGTCGATCAGCCGCTTGTGATTTCAACGGAACGAAAGCCCTTTGTCATCCTTGTTGTCGGGGTCAATGGCGTCGGCAAGACCACCACCATTGGTAAGTTGGCGCATCGTTATCGGCAGGAAGGCTATTCCGTCATGCTGGCGGCGGGTGATACGTTCCGCGCCGCCGCTGTCGAGCAACTACAGACATGGGGGCAGCGTCATGATGTGCCCGTGATCGCGCAGCACACGGGGGCAGATTCGGCATCGGTGATTTACGACGCGCTGGCGTCTGCCCGCGCAAAAGGCATTGATGTTTTGATAGCTGATACGGCTGGCCGACTGCACAACAAAGATCACCTCATGGAAGAACTGGCCAAAATCGTTCGGGTGATAAAAAAGCTTGACCCCGAGGCGCCACATGAAACTTTGTTGGTACTGGATGCGGGCACTGGTCAGAATGCGTTAAGTCAAGCACGTGCCTTCTCAGAGGCAGTTCCGTTGACCGGCTTGGCATTAACAAAATTGGATGGCACCGCGAAAGGCGGGATACTGTTTGCCTTGGCGCATCAATTCGGAATCCCGATACGCTTTATCGGTGTTGGTGAGCAGGCATCTGATTTAAGGCCGTTTGATGCACATTTGTTTGTGGAAGCACTGTTTGACGATAGTGAAGATAACCATTCATGATACGATTCAACCACGTCAGCAAACGTTATGAGAGTGGCCATGAAGCGCTGATCGACGTGAGTTTTGAATTGGCGAAAGGTGAAATGGCATTCTTGACCGGCCATTCGGGGGCTGGCAAAAGCACACTGCTCAAACTCATCACGTTGATGGAGCGCCCGACCCGGGGTGAGGTTTACTTTGATGGGCGGAATGTCACGCAGCTTTCACGCAGGAAAGTCCCTTACCATCGGCGTCAGATGGGCATTATCTTTCAGGATCACCGGCTGTTATTTGATCGCACCGTATTTGACAATGTCGCATTACCGTTGGAGATGCTCGGCTATGGCCCAAGAGAAATTGGCCGCCGTGTTCGTGCGGCATTGGACAAAGTCGGGCTGCTGCATAAAGAAAAATTGATGCCCATCATGCTGTCCGGAGGTGAACAACAACGTGTTGGCATTGCTCGTGCGGTAGTGCATAAGCCAAGGTTATTGCTTGCCGATGAGCCAACCGGTAACCTCGATCCCGATTTGTCGGCGGACATTATGCGTTTGTTCGAGCAATTCAATCAAGTCGGGGTAACTGTGCTGATCGCCAGCCACGATTTGGCCCTGATAGCCAAACTTCGTCACCGGATGCTGGTCTTACGGCAGGGACAGCTTGTGCAGGATGCCGAAGCTTCAGAGGTGATGGCATGAGTCAAAAATCTGGAGCAAAGCGACAGCGCGTGCACTGGCGACATCGGTTGGCTTTGTGGCTGCGCCATCATCGAAACGAAAATAGGCGTGCCTGGCGCGAGTTAAAAAATAATAAGGCAGGTAGCCTCATGACTATTCTCGTATTGGCCGTGGCACTTTCGCTACCGGCTGGATTGCAAGTCTTGATCGATAACAGTGCACGATTGACAGGTGATTTGCATGACCGAGTTCGCATCTCAATTTTCTTAAAAGCGGGGGCTTCAGCCGAACAAGTACAACGCCTTGCCAATGTACTGCGCCAGACGTATCGACCCGAGGCCCTTCGTCTAGTCTCGCCCGAGGAGGGTTTGGCTATCTTGGAGCGTCGCGCTGGCCTCGGCAATGCGTTGCAATACTTAGATGAGAACCCTCTGCCCTGGGTCATTGAGATGACGCCGGATGTTGCGCATCAAGAGGCAAATACGGCAGCACAATTGCAGGCGGATGTGTCAAAGTTGCCTTTGGTTGACGTGGTCAAAATTGATCTCGCGTGGCTGAGACGGCTGGCCGCACTTTTGAATGTGGGTGAGCGCATACTGACAGCGCTGGCGCTGATTTTTGCAATGACAGTCATTCTGGTGGTGGGAAATACCATTCGGTTGGCGGTGGAAAATCATCGCGCTGAAATTGAGATTGTGAAATTGGTCGGTGCGACCGATGCGTTTATTCGGCGCCCATTTTTGTATTTGGGGGCGTGGTATGGTGCGCTTGGCGGTGTGGTTGCTTGGCTGGTGGTGCAAGCCAATACCTGGTATCTCGGCGATGCGGTCAGCGTTCTGGCACGCCAATATGGAATGGCTTTTGATGTTGCTGGCCTTTCGCCCATTCAGGCCACGTTGCTTGTGGCCTTTGGCACTTTCTTGGGTTGGCTCGGGGCGTGGCTGTCGGTGTCCAGAAGAATTCGCACCATTGAGCCAGCGTGATGGAGGCTATTGAAATCTGCCAACCTGTCCCCATCAAGCAACACTCGTATTGGGAACCAACGTTAACC
The DNA window shown above is from Gammaproteobacteria bacterium and carries:
- the ftsY gene encoding signal recognition particle-docking protein FtsY, whose amino-acid sequence is MSKESNETKKSFWQRFRKKSERDGEQDGVLTRLRRGLKKTRSGFLGGIANIFGTGRALDEELIEALETRLLMADVGIEATDQIIAELQARCGKGDEVLDVLKDILRTMLADVDQPLVISTERKPFVILVVGVNGVGKTTTIGKLAHRYRQEGYSVMLAAGDTFRAAAVEQLQTWGQRHDVPVIAQHTGADSASVIYDALASARAKGIDVLIADTAGRLHNKDHLMEELAKIVRVIKKLDPEAPHETLLVLDAGTGQNALSQARAFSEAVPLTGLALTKLDGTAKGGILFALAHQFGIPIRFIGVGEQASDLRPFDAHLFVEALFDDSEDNHS
- a CDS encoding FtsX-like permease family protein, coding for MSQKSGAKRQRVHWRHRLALWLRHHRNENRRAWRELKNNKAGSLMTILVLAVALSLPAGLQVLIDNSARLTGDLHDRVRISIFLKAGASAEQVQRLANVLRQTYRPEALRLVSPEEGLAILERRAGLGNALQYLDENPLPWVIEMTPDVAHQEANTAAQLQADVSKLPLVDVVKIDLAWLRRLAALLNVGERILTALALIFAMTVILVVGNTIRLAVENHRAEIEIVKLVGATDAFIRRPFLYLGAWYGALGGVVAWLVVQANTWYLGDAVSVLARQYGMAFDVAGLSPIQATLLVAFGTFLGWLGAWLSVSRRIRTIEPA
- the rsmD gene encoding 16S rRNA (guanine(966)-N(2))-methyltransferase RsmD, with the protein product MSRHGQIRIIAGKWRGRRLPVPNEPGLRPTTDRVRETLFNWLSDDIADRACLDLFAGSGALGFEAASRGAATVTMIERARRVVGHLRKWVDILGADNIRIVHADALQWLAKMSDTNFDLVFIDPPFQANLHAKALNKLMLSGMLKPGALVYVETEQRAEAPFWDNRFSLVKEKAMGGITARLLRFVAHA
- the rarD gene encoding EamA family transporter RarD — its product is MHETKQGILFGILAFAWWGLSPIYFHALEAVPPLEIIAHRVIWSAISLGLGFLLVKRNELKVVFEAIKSHWPTLLLASVLLTANWLIYVYAVTSAHVLEASLGYFINPLVNVALGYFILKERLSRVKQVAVGLACFAVLLEIVRFGQLPWIALSLAGTFGCYGLIRKRANIGGALGLFIETLFMLPLAMVYLTYLLATGDSAFLSGRASMDILLVLAGLVTTLPLIWFIAAAKRLNYSTVGLLQYIGPTLMGCLGYFVWNEALPPGRGLTFACVWLGLAAIAMVEIKKRPTT
- the ftsE gene encoding cell division ATP-binding protein FtsE, with translation MIRFNHVSKRYESGHEALIDVSFELAKGEMAFLTGHSGAGKSTLLKLITLMERPTRGEVYFDGRNVTQLSRRKVPYHRRQMGIIFQDHRLLFDRTVFDNVALPLEMLGYGPREIGRRVRAALDKVGLLHKEKLMPIMLSGGEQQRVGIARAVVHKPRLLLADEPTGNLDPDLSADIMRLFEQFNQVGVTVLIASHDLALIAKLRHRMLVLRQGQLVQDAEASEVMA